In Actinomadura citrea, a single window of DNA contains:
- a CDS encoding PP2C family protein-serine/threonine phosphatase — MLQRLVQLLPPRVRAVLRKIPFLVVLYRWLRRGSLTRDRYVFVALALLAVVIGIATSGDSRGLAPSGALVLIVVVGGLLLKVRSLVALLAIVAAMAAYNVWKDVAAFGLGMIATLSITAVLAITLARTRQQLGVQGLRGDSMLLELRDRLRRHGEMPELPDGWSSQVVMLQAGGSSFGGDFVVSASDGEKLEVALVDVSGKGTDAGTRALMLSGAFGGLLGSVQPENFLPACNIYLQRQRWDEGFVTAVHVVVDLRTGEYTVESAGHPPAVQFDAGSGAWRVSSAKGVVLGVVPDLNCVPERGQLRPGDALLLYTDGLVESPGSDLDAGIDRLLGEAERLVPQGFGRGARELVETMAAARDDDCALVLVWRT; from the coding sequence ATGCTTCAACGTCTGGTGCAGCTGCTCCCGCCGCGTGTGCGTGCCGTGCTGCGCAAGATTCCGTTCCTGGTCGTGCTCTACCGGTGGCTGAGGCGGGGTTCGCTGACCCGGGACCGGTACGTCTTCGTGGCCCTGGCGCTCCTCGCGGTCGTGATCGGCATCGCCACGTCCGGTGACTCGCGCGGGCTGGCCCCCTCCGGCGCGCTGGTGCTGATCGTGGTGGTCGGCGGGCTGCTGCTGAAGGTGCGGAGCCTGGTCGCCCTCCTGGCGATCGTGGCCGCGATGGCCGCCTACAACGTCTGGAAGGACGTCGCCGCCTTCGGCCTCGGCATGATCGCCACGCTGAGCATCACCGCGGTGCTCGCCATCACCCTCGCCCGGACCCGGCAGCAGCTCGGCGTGCAGGGCCTGCGCGGCGACTCGATGCTGCTGGAGTTGCGCGACCGGCTCCGGCGGCACGGCGAGATGCCCGAGCTGCCGGACGGCTGGAGCTCGCAGGTCGTGATGCTGCAGGCGGGGGGCTCCTCGTTCGGCGGAGACTTCGTGGTGTCGGCGTCCGACGGCGAGAAGCTGGAGGTCGCGCTGGTCGACGTGTCCGGCAAGGGCACCGACGCCGGCACCAGAGCGCTGATGCTGTCGGGTGCCTTCGGGGGCCTGCTTGGATCGGTCCAGCCCGAGAACTTCCTGCCCGCGTGCAATATCTACCTGCAGCGCCAGCGGTGGGACGAGGGCTTCGTGACGGCCGTGCACGTCGTGGTCGACCTGCGCACGGGGGAGTACACGGTCGAGTCGGCCGGGCACCCGCCCGCCGTCCAGTTCGACGCGGGCAGCGGCGCCTGGCGGGTCAGCTCCGCCAAGGGCGTGGTGCTGGGCGTGGTGCCCGACCTGAACTGCGTGCCCGAGCGGGGGCAGTTGCGGCCGGGCGACGCGCTGCTCCTGTACACCGACGGCCTGGTGGAGTCGCCGGGCAGCGACCTCGACGCCGGGATCGACCGGCTGCTCGGCGAGGCGGAGCGGCTCGTCCCGCAGGGGTTCGGCCGCGGCGCGCGGGAACTGGTGGAGACGATGGCCGCGGCGCGCGACGACGACTGCGCTCTGGTCCTGGTCTGGCGCACCTGA
- a CDS encoding ribose-5-phosphate isomerase encodes MRVFLGSDHAGFELKEHLVSWLERNGHEAVDCGAFVYDAVDDYPPFVLRAAERTVAEPGTLGVVIGGSGNGEAIAANKVKGARAALVWNEDTATLAREHNDANIIALGARQHDLDTATRFLELFLATSYSKEPRHTRRIRMLSAYEHTGELPPLPREG; translated from the coding sequence ATGCGCGTGTTTCTTGGATCCGACCATGCCGGCTTCGAGCTGAAGGAGCACCTGGTCTCCTGGCTGGAGCGGAACGGGCATGAGGCCGTCGACTGCGGCGCGTTCGTGTACGACGCCGTGGACGACTACCCGCCGTTCGTCCTGCGGGCGGCCGAGCGGACGGTGGCGGAGCCGGGAACGCTCGGCGTCGTGATCGGCGGCTCCGGCAACGGCGAGGCGATCGCGGCGAACAAGGTCAAGGGCGCGCGAGCCGCCCTGGTCTGGAACGAGGACACCGCCACGCTCGCCCGCGAGCACAACGACGCGAACATCATCGCGCTCGGGGCGCGGCAGCACGACCTGGACACCGCGACCCGCTTCCTGGAGCTGTTCCTCGCGACGTCCTACTCCAAGGAGCCGCGCCACACCCGGCGGATCAGGATGCTCAGCGCCTACGAGCACACCGGCGAGCTGCCGCCGCTGCCGCGCGAGGGCTGA
- a CDS encoding ATP-binding protein, producing MKVAFVGKGGSGKTTLSALFVRHLAGRGLPVVAIDADINQHLGVALGLDEGRAAKIPALGDRLAELKEHLRGANPRISSAAAMVKTTPPGSGSRLLRFRGDDPFHEAGQEVDGVTLLATGPFNDDDLGVACYHSKTGAVELYLNHLVDGAGEYVVVDMTAGADTFASGLFTRFDLMFLVAEPTRKGVGVYRQYTEYARDYDVAIRVVGNKVQSEEDVAYLREHVGDDLLTWVGQSAAVRALEQGRDGVSLEDGNTAALDRMRAEVDGRVKDWDEFQRQAVEFHVKNARSWASRAAGEDLEAQVDPGFRFPVPAS from the coding sequence GTGAAGGTTGCGTTCGTCGGGAAGGGCGGCAGCGGCAAGACCACCCTGTCGGCGCTGTTCGTCCGCCATCTGGCCGGACGCGGGCTGCCCGTGGTCGCCATCGACGCCGACATCAACCAGCACCTCGGCGTGGCGCTGGGGCTGGACGAGGGCCGCGCCGCCAAGATCCCCGCGCTGGGCGACCGGCTCGCCGAGCTCAAGGAGCACCTGCGCGGCGCCAACCCGCGCATCTCCTCCGCGGCCGCGATGGTCAAGACCACCCCGCCCGGCTCCGGGTCGCGGCTGCTGCGGTTCCGCGGCGACGACCCCTTCCACGAGGCGGGCCAGGAGGTCGACGGCGTCACGCTGCTCGCCACCGGCCCCTTCAACGACGACGACCTCGGCGTGGCCTGCTACCACTCCAAGACCGGCGCGGTGGAGCTCTACCTCAACCACCTGGTGGACGGGGCCGGCGAGTACGTCGTCGTCGACATGACCGCCGGCGCCGACACGTTCGCCTCGGGGCTGTTCACGCGGTTCGACCTGATGTTCCTGGTCGCCGAGCCCACCCGCAAGGGCGTGGGCGTCTACCGGCAGTACACCGAGTACGCCCGCGACTACGACGTCGCCATCCGCGTCGTCGGCAACAAGGTGCAGTCCGAGGAGGACGTCGCCTACCTGCGCGAGCACGTCGGCGACGACCTGCTGACGTGGGTCGGCCAGTCCGCCGCCGTCCGGGCGCTGGAGCAGGGCCGGGACGGCGTCTCGCTCGAGGACGGCAACACCGCCGCCCTCGACCGCATGCGCGCCGAGGTGGACGGCCGCGTCAAGGACTGGGACGAGTTCCAGCGGCAGGCCGTGGAGTTCCACGTCAAGAACGCGCGGAGCTGGGCGAGCCGGGCCGCGGGGGAGGACCTCGAAGCGCAGGTCGACCCCGGGTTCCGCTTCCCCGTCCCCGCCTCCTAG
- a CDS encoding energy-coupling factor ABC transporter ATP-binding protein produces the protein MTPSLEVKGLAYAYPDGTQALYGVDLTVGRGERVALLGPNGAGKTTLVLHLNGILNGGLGEVRVGGLAVDSKDRKALREIRRRVGIVFQDPDDQLFMPSVREDVAFGPANLGLRGADLDRRVRDALARVGMLDAADRPPQHLSFGQRRRVAVATVLAMEPEILVLDEPSSNLDPASRRELAEILLSLDVTVLMVTHDLPYAAELCPRSVILSGGVIAADRPTRDLLTDAELLAAHRLELPFGFDPAAALR, from the coding sequence ATGACCCCGTCGCTGGAGGTGAAGGGCCTCGCCTACGCGTATCCCGACGGCACGCAGGCGCTGTACGGCGTCGACCTGACGGTCGGGCGCGGGGAGCGCGTCGCGCTGCTCGGTCCGAACGGCGCCGGGAAGACCACGCTCGTCCTGCACCTGAACGGCATCCTGAACGGCGGCCTGGGTGAAGTCCGGGTGGGCGGTCTCGCCGTCGACTCCAAGGACAGGAAGGCGCTGCGGGAGATCCGCCGCCGCGTCGGGATCGTCTTCCAGGACCCCGACGACCAGCTGTTCATGCCGTCCGTCCGGGAGGACGTCGCGTTCGGCCCCGCCAACCTCGGCCTGCGCGGCGCCGACCTGGACCGCCGGGTGCGGGACGCGCTCGCCCGCGTCGGCATGCTGGACGCCGCCGACCGCCCGCCGCAGCACCTCAGCTTCGGCCAGCGCCGCCGCGTCGCCGTCGCCACCGTCCTGGCGATGGAGCCGGAGATCCTCGTGCTGGACGAGCCGTCCTCCAACCTGGACCCCGCCAGCCGCCGCGAGCTCGCCGAGATCCTGCTGAGCCTGGACGTGACGGTCCTGATGGTCACGCACGACCTGCCGTACGCGGCGGAGCTGTGCCCGCGGTCGGTGATCCTCTCCGGCGGCGTCATCGCGGCCGACCGTCCCACGCGCGACCTGCTCACCGACGCCGAACTGCTCGCGGCGCACCGCCTGGAGCTGCCCTTCGGGTTCGACCCGGCCGCGGCCCTGCGCTGA